The sequence ATGCAAGGCACCGTAACGTTGTCAGATAATTTGGCTGCATCGATTGACGCGCGTATTGCCCAAATTGACGCATTGATCTCCAAGCAGCTGACCACCGTCATGCACGCGCCCGAGTTTCAAAAGTTAGAGTCCAGCTGGCGTGGCTTGCATTATTTATGTAGCCAGACTCCGTCGGAATCCATGCTAAAGATTCGTATGATGAATACTACGAAGCGCGAACTGACTAAAGATTTTCAATCGTCAATTGATTTTGATCAAAGCACGCTGTTTAAAAAAATATACGAAGAAGAGTTCGGTAGCTTCGGTGGTGAACCTTATGCCGCTATCGTTGGTGACTTTGAATTTACTCGCCAAAACTCAGACATGTATCTGCTTGAGCAATTGTCTCATGTTGCGGCCGCTTCTCATGCACCTTTTGTGTCGGCGGCTTCCGCTGAAATGTTTGGTCTCGACTCCTTTACCGACATTGGTCGCCCGCGAGATTTGTCAAAGATATTTGAAACCGCTGAATATATCCGCTGGCGCGCGTTCAGACAGTCAGAAGATGCGCGATATGTTGCGTTAACCGTGCCCAGCTTTTTAGGTCGTCTGCCTTACGATCCTAAAGATGGCACGGTGGTTGAAGGATTTAATTTTACGGAGGAAGTCTCTGGTAATAATCATGACGATTATCTATGGGTGAACGCAGCTTATGCCTTTGCTTCACGCTTGACGGCTGCTTTCTCTGACTATCGTTGGTGTGCTGCCATTCGCGGCGTTGAGGGTGGTGGCTTGGTTGAAGGGTTACCTGTTCATACCTTTAAGACGGATGAAGGGGATTTGGCACTTAAGTGTCCAACAGAAATCTCTATCACCGATCGCCGAGAAAAAGAGTTGAGCGACTTAGGATTTATCCCGTTAGTCCATTGCAAAAATACCAATTACGCTGCTTTTTTTGGCGCGCAATCCGTGCAAAAAGCCAAAACTTATCAAAACGATGATGCCAATGCCAATGCTGCGCTATCGACGCAGATCCAATACATTATGGCGGTGTCACGTATTGCCCATTACCTAAAAGCAATGATGCGCGATAAGGTAGGTAGCTTCTTAGCACCTGGTAATGTTGAGTCGTTTTTAAATGACTGGATTTCTCGTTATGTCTTGCTAGATGACGGCGCCTCACAAGAAGCAAAAGCCCAGTACCCACTGCGCGAAGCTTCTGTACAAGTTGTAGAAGTGCCGGGTAAGCCTGGTGTCTACAAGTCCGTGGTCTTTTTGAGACCACACTTTCAACTTGACGAATTGTCTGTTTCTTTGCGTCTGGTCACTCAACTGCCGCAATCTAGCAACAGCTAATCGTTTATTAAAAACTAACGTGAAATTTAAATTTTAAAAAAAGGTATGTGATATGAAAGATATTTATATTCAGTTCCGCGGTAAATATAAAATTGATGGCGAGTCTCGTGATAGCGAGCATAAAGGTTGGCTTGAAGTAAATACTTGGGATCACTTGATCCGTCAGCCAAAATCAGCGACAGCAAGTAGCGTTGGTGGCCATACTTCTGAGCGTTGTGAGCATGCTGACATGACGTTTATGAAAGATTTGGACTCAACCAGTCCTAAACTATGGGAAGCGTGTTCTGCTGGTTATACTTTTGATGAGATTCAAATTGATTTTTATCGTGCCAACGGTGACAAACGCGTTAAATATCTTGAAGTAAAACTTAAGCATGCGCTGATCGCAAGTGTCGAGCCAACGGTACGTTCTGAAGGCGTACCAATCGAAAAAGTCGGTATCAAATATGCTGCTGTTGAGTGGACTTACACCCAGCAAGATATCGATGGTACTGCTAAAGGCGCTGTGACTAAAAAATGGTCACTAGCCAACAACACTGCTACTTATACCGCCTAATTTAGGTTGTATCAGGTGTCATCTATTGTGTCGTACCGAAAAAGAAAGGTTTATATCTAGGCCTTTCTTTTTTGTTTGTTAAATAGGAATGATTATATCAATGAATTACGCCACTAACGCCTCTAACAAAGAAATTGGCTTTCGTCCAAATTTGTTCGAGCAGTTATTTGATGATCAGCCCCGTCATTTGTCGCATGAGCTCGTGGTTCGTCGTCTTAATATCGATGAGCTAAAGTCTTCGGTCGCACGAGACCTTGAAGCTTTATTAAATACGCGTTGTGTGGTGTCAAGTAAGCTTCAGGCCTATCAACACGTGCGCTCATCGATATTGAATTTTGGCATATTAGATTTTGTGGGACTCAGCAGTGCCAATCCTACTGACTGTGATTATATCTGTCGCCAAATAGCCCAAACAGTCGAGCAACAAGATACCCGGCTAAAAAACGTTCGCGTATCGCTAGATATTGGCGCTGTTGATGTCAATCAACTGTGTTTTTCTATTGAAGCATTATTAAAGGTTTATCCAGCACAAGAGCTGGTCAGCTTCGATGCGTTCTTTGAGCCAAGCTCTCAGCGTTACTTAATAAAATAATCATTATCCCATTAATGAAATAACTACTACTACCGCTCAATTTATACAGTTAGCAGCGATCAATATATTGAGGCGTCATGGACAGTTTACTTCCTTACTTTGAGCATGAGCTTAGCCTGTTTAATAAACAGTCAAAAGAATTTGCCAAAAAATATCCCAAAATAGCCAATCGGTTGTTGATGGGGCACGATACCGTCGATGATCCGCATATAGAGCGGTTGATACAGGCTTTTTCGCTCATCAGTGCGCGCATCAATAAAAAATTGGACGATTCATACGCTGATTTTACCGAATCTCTATTAGAAGTCGTTTATCCCGATTATCTCAAACCTTTTCCATCGGTCTCTATTGCACAGTTTAATCTAGGCGTACAGGGCAATGCGATGAGCGAGGCAGTCTTAGTCCCTAAAAATAGTGCGTTCGCCAGCCAAAAAATAAATGGCACGCCTTGCCAGTTTCAGTCAACCCAAGATGTGACCTTGCTGCCGCTACAGATAGATAGCGTCGACTTTGAAACTCGTCAAGAGGTGTATGACAATCAGCATGGACTGCTGAATGGCTGTATCAGTATCAAATTTAAGGGGCTTAATTCAAGCTTTGACTATCAAGCCTTATTAAACCACTCGTTAGATTTGTATATAGACGAGGACGCCAGTCAGGGTACTAGTCTATGGGATTTACTAGGGTGTGATGTCAAGCAAACGCATCTGCATGGTAGGCAGGTCAATAAGATTACGGGTAGTCCGTTTGAGATTATAGGCTTCGATCCTGAGCAGCAAATTCTTCCGAGTCATCGAGTGAGTAATGCTGCCTCTGCCTTATTAAAGGAATACTTCTATTTCCCTGAAAAATTCAATTTCTTGCGCCTTAATCTTGGTAAGGTTTGTCCAAATTTAAAGATCGATAGCAATGGCTTTGAGATTCGCTGTTACTTTAGATTTGATAAAAAAAATACCATCCGCCTAAAAAACTTGCAGCAGCTCAGTGCCAGCAGTATTAAATTGTTTTGCACGCCCGTCGTCAATTTATTCAAGGCGGCTGCTAAGCCTATTCAAGTGACCCATCGTTCGATCTATTACGATTTGGTGCCTGATACTCGTGCGCTGTTTCAACATGAAATCTATGAGGTTAATAAAGTCATAGAGTCGAAGCAAAGCGACAATCGTTTGATACAACGTGAATATCATCCGTTTTATGCGCTCAATCACTATGAGCAGCAAGATGATGGTCGTTATTATCATATCAAACGTGATAAGGATATGGCTGAGTTCAAGCAGGGTTTTGAATATCAGATTATGTTTGTAGAAAAAAATCGCGAAGATTTAGCTGGCGCGGTGAGTATGAGTGCGTCTTTATTGTGTACCAATAGAGATTTGCCGGCTCAAGTGGTATTCGGTCAAAGCCGTGGCGATTTGTTTAGCGAAGGGATGACTGGCTTTAGCAGTTTGTCTTTATTAAAGCAGCCAACTCGGACGGCAAGGTTTGACTATACCGGTGAAGAGCGTTGGCGCTTGATATCGCTGATTAGTCTGAATTTTTTATCGCTTGCCGCCCAAGATGCTGAGCTGATGAAGGAGTATTTATCGCTATATGACATTACCCAGTCTGCTTCTAATAAACTGTTGGTCGAAGGTATTGTGTCTGTCGAAACCAGTATCGAAGCTCGACGTATTCAGCGCTTGCCACAGCCTGGTTTTGTGCGCGGTACACTGATCAATATTCAAATCAGCCAAAAGAATTTTGCTGGAGTGAGTATCCGCCAGTTTGCCCATTTATTGGCGCATGTGTTTGGCTATCACGCCAGCTTAAACAGCTTTGTTGAAGTGTCCATTAGTGATGCCATTACCAAAGAGGAGATATACAGATGTCAGCCACGCAGCGGTCTCAGTCCTCTTATTTAACGGATCTAATAGCGGCGCCGCAATCCTATGAGTTATTACAAGCACTACGTTTGGTTCAGCATGAAGTCAGTATGGGACATGCACCTATTGAGGTACGTTACCGTGCCTCGTTGTCATTGGCCTATCCGCAAGCTGAAATTGAGTCGATGGCGCTCATTGCTCAGGACAATATGGAAGACAGTGGCAGCTCATTAAAGGATGGTCAAGTAAAAACCAGTTCATTAAATGCTAGGCGGATAGAGGTTTGCCCTGCAGTTATCGGATTGACTGGCCCGTTGTCAGCCTTGCCAGCGATGTATACCGACCATCTAGCCTCGCGAGTCAATCATGCAAAAGATAAAGCGGCACCAGCATTTTTAGATTTATTTAACCATCGATTGACGGATTTGTACGTGCAAGCGAGTTGGTTTTATAACTTGCCATTACAGTATGAGATAAATAATAAAAAAGA is a genomic window of Psychrobacter cibarius containing:
- the tssC gene encoding type VI secretion system contractile sheath large subunit → MSAQAQQNLAPDALNNDSYDLLEEIVNKSNVAKSDDEKNRAKSQIAELANEVMQGTVTLSDNLAASIDARIAQIDALISKQLTTVMHAPEFQKLESSWRGLHYLCSQTPSESMLKIRMMNTTKRELTKDFQSSIDFDQSTLFKKIYEEEFGSFGGEPYAAIVGDFEFTRQNSDMYLLEQLSHVAAASHAPFVSAASAEMFGLDSFTDIGRPRDLSKIFETAEYIRWRAFRQSEDARYVALTVPSFLGRLPYDPKDGTVVEGFNFTEEVSGNNHDDYLWVNAAYAFASRLTAAFSDYRWCAAIRGVEGGGLVEGLPVHTFKTDEGDLALKCPTEISITDRREKELSDLGFIPLVHCKNTNYAAFFGAQSVQKAKTYQNDDANANAALSTQIQYIMAVSRIAHYLKAMMRDKVGSFLAPGNVESFLNDWISRYVLLDDGASQEAKAQYPLREASVQVVEVPGKPGVYKSVVFLRPHFQLDELSVSLRLVTQLPQSSNS
- a CDS encoding type VI secretion system tube protein Hcp, with product MKDIYIQFRGKYKIDGESRDSEHKGWLEVNTWDHLIRQPKSATASSVGGHTSERCEHADMTFMKDLDSTSPKLWEACSAGYTFDEIQIDFYRANGDKRVKYLEVKLKHALIASVEPTVRSEGVPIEKVGIKYAAVEWTYTQQDIDGTAKGAVTKKWSLANNTATYTA
- the tssE gene encoding type VI secretion system baseplate subunit TssE, which translates into the protein MNYATNASNKEIGFRPNLFEQLFDDQPRHLSHELVVRRLNIDELKSSVARDLEALLNTRCVVSSKLQAYQHVRSSILNFGILDFVGLSSANPTDCDYICRQIAQTVEQQDTRLKNVRVSLDIGAVDVNQLCFSIEALLKVYPAQELVSFDAFFEPSSQRYLIK
- the tssF gene encoding type VI secretion system baseplate subunit TssF — encoded protein: MDSLLPYFEHELSLFNKQSKEFAKKYPKIANRLLMGHDTVDDPHIERLIQAFSLISARINKKLDDSYADFTESLLEVVYPDYLKPFPSVSIAQFNLGVQGNAMSEAVLVPKNSAFASQKINGTPCQFQSTQDVTLLPLQIDSVDFETRQEVYDNQHGLLNGCISIKFKGLNSSFDYQALLNHSLDLYIDEDASQGTSLWDLLGCDVKQTHLHGRQVNKITGSPFEIIGFDPEQQILPSHRVSNAASALLKEYFYFPEKFNFLRLNLGKVCPNLKIDSNGFEIRCYFRFDKKNTIRLKNLQQLSASSIKLFCTPVVNLFKAAAKPIQVTHRSIYYDLVPDTRALFQHEIYEVNKVIESKQSDNRLIQREYHPFYALNHYEQQDDGRYYHIKRDKDMAEFKQGFEYQIMFVEKNREDLAGAVSMSASLLCTNRDLPAQVVFGQSRGDLFSEGMTGFSSLSLLKQPTRTARFDYTGEERWRLISLISLNFLSLAAQDAELMKEYLSLYDITQSASNKLLVEGIVSVETSIEARRIQRLPQPGFVRGTLINIQISQKNFAGVSIRQFAHLLAHVFGYHASLNSFVEVSISDAITKEEIYRCQPRSGLSPLI